In a genomic window of Variovorax paradoxus:
- a CDS encoding phosphonate utilization associated transcriptional regulator: MVTSNPSSALAFLQSSSLPMLMQEEIERLIMTGELPVGSRINESELSQRFNTSRGPIREALRALEEAGLVRNEKNRGVFVREIAFEEADEIYELREALEEIIGRRVALAIKPDAVERLRAMLDAMRSAAQAQDVEQYAQLNLQFHEILLDTAGSKKLTETYKRLVKELHLFRMRALDSGGGLRVSADEHRDIVEAIASGDPDVAGRALRQHVAGSRARMHKAFGRADAEAAATTNNPPKEV; encoded by the coding sequence ATGGTCACCAGCAATCCCTCCTCCGCCCTCGCATTCCTCCAGTCCAGCTCGCTGCCGATGCTGATGCAGGAGGAGATCGAGCGATTGATCATGACGGGCGAGCTCCCGGTGGGCAGCCGCATCAACGAGAGCGAGCTCTCGCAGCGCTTCAACACCAGCCGCGGCCCGATCCGCGAGGCGCTGCGCGCGCTGGAGGAGGCGGGCCTGGTGCGCAACGAGAAGAACCGCGGCGTCTTCGTGCGCGAGATCGCGTTCGAGGAGGCCGACGAGATCTACGAATTGCGCGAGGCGCTGGAGGAAATCATCGGCCGCCGCGTGGCGCTGGCGATCAAGCCCGATGCCGTCGAGCGGCTGCGCGCCATGCTCGATGCCATGCGCTCGGCGGCCCAGGCGCAGGACGTGGAGCAGTACGCGCAGCTCAACCTGCAGTTCCACGAGATCCTGCTCGACACCGCGGGCAGCAAGAAGCTGACCGAGACCTACAAGCGCCTCGTGAAGGAACTGCACCTGTTCCGCATGCGCGCGCTCGACAGCGGCGGCGGCCTGCGGGTCTCGGCCGACGAGCACCGCGACATCGTCGAGGCCATCGCCAGCGGCGACCCCGACGTCGCGGGCCGCGCGCTGCGCCAGCACGTCGCGGGCAGCCGTGCCCGCATGCACAAGGCCTTCGGCCGCGCCGATGCAGAGGCGGCGGCCACCACGAACAACCCACCAAAGGAAGTCTGA